One Vigna unguiculata cultivar IT97K-499-35 chromosome 7, ASM411807v1, whole genome shotgun sequence genomic region harbors:
- the LOC114190099 gene encoding nudix hydrolase 26, chloroplastic — MALCRFAYCSPASSASTIIRFPKSKHVKFSLLSFSFATMEAPPEGYRRNVGICLMNAHKKIFAASRLDIPNAWQMPQGGIDEGEDPRNAAIRELREETGVNSAEVIAEVPYWLTYDFPPKVREKLNIQWGSDWKGQAQKWFLLRFTGQDQEINLLGDGTEKAEFGEWSWISPEQVIDLAVDFKKPVYKEVLAEFAPYFQ; from the exons atGGCTTTGTGCCGATTCGCTTATTGTTCCCCTGCTTCATCTGCTTCCACCATTATTCGTTTCCCGAAATCAAAACACGTTAAATTCTCTTTGCTGTCATTCTCATTCGCAACGATGGAAGCTCCTCCAGAAGGTTATCGAAGGAACGTTGGTATCTGTCTCATGAACGCTCACAAAAAG ATTTTCGCGGCTTCGAGGCTCGACATTCCCAATGCTTGGCAAATGCCGCAG GGTGGCATTGATGAAGGTGAGGATCCGAGAAATGCAGCTATCAGGGAATTAAGAGAAGAGACGGGAGTTAATTCGGCAGAAGTGATCGCTGAG GTACCATATTGGTTAACTTATGATTTCCCACCGAAAGTGAGGGAGAAATTAAATATTCAGTGGGGATCTGATTGGAAGGGTCAGGCACAGAAATG GTTTCTTTTAAGGTTCACTGGGCAAGATCAAGAAATCAATCTTCTGGGTGATGGCACCGAGAAAGCTGAATTTGGGGAATGGTCATGGATATCACCCGAACAAGTAATTGATCTT GCGGTAGATTTCAAAAAGCCTGTCTACAAGGAAGTCCTAGCAGAGTTTGCTCCATATTTCCAATAG
- the LOC114190534 gene encoding uncharacterized protein LOC114190534, which yields MATLMARVPRMVYSAQQRFVNNRVSLPKNFAMATHCVGRERAFKGTFDYAAAKYADGLMPHILHLYGSCATPRDFDIYAANASFEDPLMCARGVKQIKSAFYSLPKLFKESKIVEYSIKEYMISPGNGEILIDNKQYYKFLGRNIDMVSLIKLYLKEGKIVRHEDWWDKKPITNRETAKVPFLGRIAEITRRGSMLATHVLMRFGKDPSV from the exons ATGGCCACGTTGATGGCTAGAGTGCCACGAATGGTATATAGCGCGCAACAGCGCTTCGTCAACAATCGGGTTTCTCTTCCGAAAAATTTTGCAATGGCTACTCACTGTGTTG GCAGGGAGAGGGCTTTCAAAGGGACATTCGATTACGCTGCAGCCAAGTACGCCGATGGCTTAATGCCTCACATTCTGCATCT GTATGGATCGTGCGCAACGCCTCGCGACTTTGACATCTATGCTGCTAATGCTTCCTTCGAAGATCCGCTCATGTGTGCTCGCGG AGTGAAACAAATCAAATCAGCATTCTATTCTCTTCCCAAG TTATTTAAGGAGTCAAAGATTGTGGAATACAGTATCAAAGAATATATGATCTCACCTGGGAATGGAGAG ATATTAATTGACAATAAGCAATACTATAAATTCTTGGGGAGGAATATAGACATGGTATCGCTAATCAAGTTGTATCTCAAAGAGGGTAAAATCGTTCGCCATGAGGACTG GTGGGACAAAAAACCAATTACGAATAGAGAAACGGCGAAGGTGCCATTTCTCGGACGAATAGCAGAAATAACTCGCAGAGGGTCAATGCTTGCAACGCATGTGCTTATGAGGTTCGGGAAGGACCCTAGTGTGTGA
- the LOC114191728 gene encoding exocyst complex component EXO70A1-like, which translates to MGIAVAGVDVLSEKAAMMRESLQKSQTIADNVVTILGSFDHRLSALETAMRPTQIRTHSIRKAHENIDRTLKAAEVILAHFDQYRQAEAKILKGPHEDLENYLQAIENLRSNIQFFGSKKGFKSSDGIVVHANNLLAKAISKLEDEFRQLLLSYSKPVEPERLFDCLPNSMRPSSGSPHHEGDPSGKMPSNHHSESHNNNADAVVYTPPALIPPRFLPLLHDLAQQMVEAGHQQQLLKIYRDARSNVLEESLQKLGVEKLNKEDVQKLQWEILEAKIGNWIHFMRIAVKLLFAGERKVCDQIFEGFDSLSEQCFAEVTKNSVSMLLSFGEAIAKSKRSPEKLFVLLDMYEIMQELHSEIETLFKGEACSGIREAATGLTKRLAQTAQDTFGDFEEAVEKDATKTAVTDGTVHPLTSYVINYVKFLFDYQSTLKQLFQEFEGGNDSSQLASVTVRIMQALQTNLDGKSKQYKDLGLTHLFLMNNIHYIVRSVRRSEAKDLLGDDWVQRHRRIVQQHANQYKRNAWAKILQCLSIQGLTSSGGGSGTAGGDGATGSSSGASRAIVKDRFKAFNVMFEELHQKQSQWTVPDTELRESLRLAVAEVLLPAYRSFVKRFGPLVESGKNPQKYIKYTAEDLDRMLGEFFEGKNMSETKR; encoded by the exons atggGAATTGCAGTGGCAGGTGTTGATGTGTTGAGTGAAAAAGCGGCGATGATGAGAGAGTCTCTGCAGAAGAGTCAAACCATCGCAGACAACGTTGTCACCATTCTAGGTTCCTTCGACCACCGTCTCTCGGCACTTGAAACCGCCATGCGTCCAACTCAG ATTAGAACTCATTCCATTAGGAAGGCTCATGAGAATATTGATAGGACTTTGAAGGCTGCGGAGGTTATATTGGCTCACTTTGATCAATATCGTCAG GCTGAGGCAAAAATACTTAAAGGGCCACATGAAGACTTGGAAAACTATCTTCAAGCAATTGAAAACTTGAGAAGCAACATTCAGTTTTTTGGCAGTAAGAAGGGTTTTAAGAGCAGTGATGGCATTGTTGTTCATGCCAATAATTTGTTAGCTAAGGCTATTTCAAAGCTAGAAGATGAGTTTAGGCAGTTATTATTATCTTACAG CAAACCTGTGGAACCTGAGCGCCTCTTTGACTGCCTTCCAAACTCAATGCGACCTTCATCAGGATCTCCTCACCATGAGGGTGATCCTAGTGGCAAGATGCCTTCAAATCACCATTCTGAGTCTCACAACAATAATGCTGATGCTGTTGTATATACCCCTCCTGCTCTTATACCACCTAGATTTTTGCCTCTGCTACATGATTTAGCTCAGCAAATGGTTGAAGCTGGTCACCAACAACAGTTACTCAAAATATACAG GGATGCCCGTTCTAATGTATTGGAAGAGAGCCTTCAAAAACTTGGAGTTGAAAAACTCAACAAAGAAGATGTTCAAAAGCTGCAATGGGAGATCTTGGAAGCTAAAATTGGAAACTGGATTCATTTTATGCGTATAGCA GTGAAATTGTTGTTTGCTGGTGAGAGGAAAGTCTGCGATCAGATATTTGAAGGCTTTGATTCACTCAGTGAACAGTGCTTTGCTGAGGTGACGAAAAACAGTGTTTCTATGCTACTCAGTTTTGGAGAAGCAATTGCCAAAAGCAAGAGATCCCCAGAAAAGTTATTTGTACTTCTGGACATGTATGAAATAATGCAAGAGCTTCATTCAGAG ATTGAAACTCTTTTTAAAGGCGAAGCTTGCTCTGGAATAAGAGAAGCTGCAACTGGTTTGACAAAACGTCTTGCACAAACAGCCCAAGACACCTTCGGAGATTTTGAAGAGGCAGTTGAGAAAGATGCTACCAAGACTGCAGTAACAGATGGAACTGTCCATCCTCTCACAAGCTATGTTATTAACTATGTGAAGTTTTTATTTGA CTACCAATCCACCTTGAAGCAACTTTTTCAGGAATTTGAAGGGGGTAATGATTCTTCACAGCTAGCATCTGTAACAGTGCGAATAATGCAAGCTTTGCAAACTAATTTAGATGGGAAATCAAAGCAGTATAAAGACCTTGGATTGACACATCTTTTTCTCATGAACAATATTCATTACATTGTCAGATCGGTTCGAAG ATCTGAAGCCAAGGATTTACTGGGAGACGACTGGGTACAACGACACAGGAGGATTGTGCAGCAGCACGCTAATCAATACAAAAGAAATGCCTGGGCAAAG ATTCTTCAGTGCCTTTCTATTCAGGGCCTTACCTCCTCAGGTGGTGGGAGTGGTACTGCTGGTGGTGATGGTGCAACTGGAAGCAGTAGTGGTGCTTCAAGAGCAATTGTTAAAGACCG GTTTAAGGCATTCAATGTTATGTTCGAGGAACTCCATCAGAAACAATCTCAATGGACAGTTCCTGACACCGAGTTGCGAGAGTCTCTCAGGCTTGCAGTTGCTGAAGTCTTGTTGCCTGCCTATAGATCCTTTGTCAAACGATTTGG GCCACTAGTGGAGAGTGGAAAGAATCCTCAGAAGTACATCAAATACACTGCAGAAGATTTAGATCGAATGTTGGGTGAATTTTTTGAAGGAAAAAACATGAGTGAGACTAAAcgataa